A window of the Balneola sp. genome harbors these coding sequences:
- a CDS encoding glycosyltransferase, whose amino-acid sequence MKIIDVAEFYTDQGGGVKTYINQKLKAGEKHGHEIVIVAPGEDWGEEERYGGRVIWVKGPRLPVDWRYYVLWREKAVHEILDREKPDVVEGSSPWTGGWFAGRWKGDAVKTFIFHQDPVAAYPHTLLGNMLGFDKVDKLFGFYWKYLQRLSNNFDATIVSGEWLAERIDSFGVNNPVPVPFGIDKDFFSPSRRDLQLRAKLLAQFDLPESANLMIAISRHHPEKRMGTLIDGFRAAAEKKPMGLIVFGDGPIRKYVDYKANKSDYVKLMGFTENRDELANILASCDYFVHGSSAETYGIVVAEAVCSGLPVVVPARGGAADIANKDIAETYQSGNASALKGALLNIIQKDRNEMVKACQKTAEEGIGTMADHFELLFEKYQELVQQKKDQ is encoded by the coding sequence ATGAAGATCATTGATGTAGCGGAATTTTATACGGATCAGGGCGGCGGAGTAAAAACGTATATCAACCAGAAACTAAAAGCGGGTGAAAAGCACGGCCACGAAATAGTGATAGTAGCACCCGGTGAAGACTGGGGAGAAGAAGAAAGATATGGCGGCAGGGTCATTTGGGTGAAAGGACCCCGCCTTCCGGTTGACTGGCGCTACTACGTGTTATGGCGCGAAAAAGCCGTTCACGAAATTTTGGATCGGGAAAAACCTGATGTTGTAGAGGGTTCTTCTCCTTGGACCGGCGGCTGGTTTGCGGGGCGTTGGAAAGGTGATGCGGTTAAAACTTTTATTTTTCATCAAGATCCGGTGGCGGCATATCCGCATACTCTTTTAGGAAATATGCTGGGCTTCGATAAGGTGGACAAACTCTTTGGCTTTTACTGGAAGTATCTTCAACGCCTAAGTAATAATTTTGATGCTACTATTGTTAGTGGGGAATGGCTTGCGGAACGCATAGATAGCTTTGGGGTTAACAATCCGGTTCCGGTGCCTTTCGGTATTGATAAAGATTTCTTTTCACCATCCCGGCGAGATTTACAGCTGAGAGCTAAGCTTTTAGCTCAATTTGATCTGCCAGAATCAGCAAACCTGATGATTGCAATCAGCCGACATCATCCCGAAAAAAGAATGGGAACACTGATTGATGGATTTCGAGCAGCTGCTGAGAAAAAGCCGATGGGGTTGATTGTTTTTGGGGATGGACCCATCCGGAAATATGTAGACTATAAAGCCAATAAATCGGATTATGTGAAGCTAATGGGGTTTACAGAAAACCGGGATGAGCTGGCCAATATTCTGGCGTCTTGTGATTATTTTGTTCACGGCTCTTCTGCAGAAACCTATGGAATTGTGGTTGCGGAGGCTGTTTGCAGCGGACTACCCGTTGTGGTGCCTGCTAGAGGAGGAGCCGCAGATATCGCCAATAAGGACATTGCCGAAACTTATCAGTCTGGAAATGCGTCTGCCTTAAAAGGGGCATTGCTCAATATCATTCAAAAAGATAGAAATGAGATGGTAAAAGCTTGCCAAAAAACAGCTGAAGAAGGAATTGGAACGATGGCAGACCATTTTGAGCTTCTATTTGAGAAGTACCAAGAGTTGGTTCAGCAGAAGAAGGATCAGTAA